ACGGGGTCGAGGCGGACCTGCAGCGGCTGCTCGCGGAGCAGATCGAAACGCTCGGCGCCGGCTTCTCGCTGATCCGCCGCGAGTACTTCACGGCGATCGGCCCGGTGGACATCCTGGCACGCGACGCCAACGGCGGCACCGTCGCCATCGAACTCAAGCGGCGGGGCGACATCGACGGCGTGGAGCAGCTCACCCGCTACCTGGAGCTCCTGAACCGGGATCCCCTGCTGGCGCCCGTGCGCGGGATCTTTGCCGCCCAGCAGATCAAGCCGCAGGCGAAGGTGCTCGCGAACGACCGCGGCATCGACTGCGTCACGCTGGACTACGACGCCATGCGAGGCGTCGATGACAGCGAGTCCCGCCTCTTCTGAGGCGCGGTTCTTCCACGGCCCGGCCGCCGCCGCGCCCTAGACTCTGACCATGAACCACGTCCCGCGCGGCCGGCAGCTCCTGTTTGGCACGGTCGTCAGCGACGGCGCCCTGCACGAGGGCGGGGTCGTGGCCGTCGAAGGGGACCGGATCGCCTACGCCGGTCCCGCGGCCGGGTTCAGCAGCGGCCCGGCCGGCTTTGCCGACGCCCCAGCACTCCCGCTGCCGCCCGGCGCCCTGATCCTGCCCGGGCTGGTGGAACTGCACTGCCACGGAGCGTACGGCGGCGATTTTCCGAGCGGCGAGGAAACCCCGGCACGGCGGGCGATCGATTTCCTGCACCGCTCCGGCACCACCACCCTGCTGGCGAGCCTGGTCACCGCCCCACCGGAGGCGCTGCTGCACGCGATCGCGCTGCACGCCCGGCTGAGCCGGGAGGGCCTGCTGGCCGGCATCCATCTGGAGGGCCCGTTCCTCTCGGCGGCCCGGTGCGGGGCGCAGGACCCCGCGTTCCTGCGCGACCCTGATCCCGGGCTCCTGGCCGAACTCCTCGCCGCCGCACGCGGCACGCTCGCCGTCATGACGTTCGCCCCCGAGCTTGCCGGCGCAGACGTCCTGGTCCGGCTCCTGGCCGGCTCCGGTGTGGTCCCCTCCCTCGGCCACACCGACTGCGACGACGCCACGGCAGCCGCCGCGCTGCACTCGGCCGGGGCGGCACTGCGGGCGGCCCCCGGCAGCCGGCGGCCCACCGTGACCCACCTCTTCAACGCCATGGCGCCCCTGCACCACCGGACGCCGGGCCCCGTCGCCGCGTGCCTGCGCAGCGCGGCGGCCGGCGAAACGGTCCTGGAACTCGTCGCCGACGGCACGCACCTGGATCCCGCGGTCGTGGCCACGGTGTTCCAACTGGCCGGAGCGGCCAACATCGCGCTCGTGACCGACTCCATGGCCGCAACAGGACTGCCCGACGGCGGCTACATCCTGGGCCGCTCCGCCGTCACCGTCGCCGACGGCGTTGCCCGCCTGGCTACCGGCGGCGCCCTCGCCGGCGGCACCGCCACGCTGCTCGACGTCGTGCGCCGCACCGTAGCTGCCGGCGTGCCGCTGCCCGACGCCGTCCGCTCGGCCACCGCGGTCCCGGCCGCGGTCCTGGGCCTCGGCGCCGAGCTTGGCTCGCTGCGCCCCGGGCTGCGCGCCGACGCGGTCGTGGTCAATTACGACCTCGGCCTTTACCGCGTAATGCGAGGCGGGGAATGGCTGGCGCCGCTTTCCTAATCTCCGTTTCACACTGGGGGAACGGCACCATTGCACGCCACCATTGAAGGGCGGCGTCGTCGTTCATGCACTCTTTAGATAAAATTTCGGTCAATTATGCGCCGGGCCCGTTGACCTGACGGGAGGGGCATGAAATTCTTGTACCAGTCTTTGTGTAGGTGTTTTTCATGCTCGCAAGACATGTTGCGAGCGCGAAGCTCCTGCCGCCAAGGCCCGGGACAATCCGGACGGAAGCCAAGGTTCTTCTCGCAGAGTGACCAGGTCCGATGTAAAGTGCGCCGGACTTTCTAAAGATCCACAATGAGGAGAATTAAATGGCACAGGGAACCGTCAAGTGGTTCAACGCTGAAAAGGGCTTCGGCTTCATCACCCCGGATGACTCCGATGGCGATGTCTTCGTTCACTACTCCGAAATCCAGACCGGCGGCTTCAAGACCCTCGACGAGAACCAGCGCGTTCAGTTCGAGATCGGCCAGGGCGCCAAGGGCCCCCAGGCTACCGGCGTCACGCTGGTCTAGTCTCCCCGGCAGGGCTGCCCCCGGGCGCCCCCGCTAAAAAACGATCCCCGGCGATATCGCCGGGGATCATTTTTTTGGTCTTGTTCACTGCGCGTTTTCGCCCCCGTGCCCCGGCGCCCCCTGGGAGGGAAATGCGCTGGCCGGAATGTCCATTCCGGCCGGCGGCTAAAGGTAAAACCGAGCGGTAATTGTTTAGCGCACGAGCGTCCGGAGCAGGCGCGCGCTCTGTCGAACCGAAAGGTCCGGAAGATACGCCCGGCTCAGTGCGCGCCCCATGGCCGGCAGCTGCAGCGGATCCTGGTAATACAGATACAGCGTGCGGTATTCCGGTTTGAACCGCGATTTGAAGGTGGCCAACGAGCGGAAACCGTAGACCGGTTCCAGCGCCCGGCCCACCACGTCCAGGATTCCGGCGAGCCCCTCGCCCGCCTTCGGTCCGTCCCCGGGGTCCCCTCGGGTCTCGTCCTTGGCCAGCGGGGAGCCCGAGAGTGAGATGACCTCCACGGAGTCACGCAGCTCCAGCACTGCGGAAGCGATCAGGAACTCCATCACGCCGGGAAAGGCGTCAGCGCGCCGGCGCATGAAGTCCAAGGTCCAGCTGACCAGGGTGCCGGCGTCGTAGACCGGTAGCCAGCTGGTGACGCCGTGCACGCGGCCCTCGGCGTCGACGGCGAGGCAACACAGCACCTCATCATCTTCAAGCTCGTCGAGGCCGCCCAGGGTGAATCCCATTTCCGGGACGGATTTCTGCGCCGCCCATTCTTCCGAGACCTCACTCAACTGCGCGCGGAGCGAGGGCGAGAATTCGCTGTAACGGCCCCAGACAGCCTTAACCCCGGTTTTGGCGGCCCGGTTGAGTGCGGTCCGCACGTTTTGCCATTCCTTGCCCTTGAAGGTGAGCTCGCTGAGTCCCAGCCGGGTCTCCTGCGCCACGGCCAGCCGGCGGTAGCCCCGCGTCTGGAGCATGGGCCAGAGCTCGTCGGTGCAGGAATAGAAGCAGGGAATGAGGGCATGCTCGGCGCAGTACTCCAGGAACTGCGCGGCTGTCTCCTCGCGGTTGTCCGCCGGGCCAAGCGGGCCGGCCAGCGTCAGCGCCACGTTGCCGTGCTGCTGGTAGGCCACTCCCCCGCGCTGCCCCGCGCTGAACCAGTACTTGTTCGGTTCCCACAGCGCCATCCAGGACAGCGAGTCGCCGCCCTGCCTGATCAGCCGGCGCGCCACGTCCCGGTCCCCGGTTCCCGCGTCCGTGCCGTGGTGCCGGCGGAGCAGCACGAGCCACACCCCTGCCAGCGCCACCACCCAGAACACGACCCCCGAGGAGGCGAACAAGAACGCTTCGACGGCGTTGCGGTTCTGGAAGACGCGGTTGTACGTGCCGGGGATCGGCAGCGGCAGGTACTGCCGGGCGAGCTCGGCGGCGAGGCCCAGCCAGCCGCCGTCGCGGTCCAGGCCGCCGGCGGCAAACCAGGCTGCGGTGTAGCTGCCGGCCAGCACCACAAAGGTTCCTGCGACCACGATGGCGAGGATGAGGCGGGCACGCCGGGTGGTCTCCACCCGGAACAGGCGCCGGTAGGCAAAGAGCAGCAGCACCAGGGCCAGCGGCACGGCAACGAGGGGCAGGACGTGGACGAAGCCCGAACCCATCACCGCTGTGTGCGGCCGGTTCGGGTAGTGCGGGATCCTGGCAAACAGCGCCAGGTAGACCGCGGAGAGGGCGGTCACCCCCAGCTGGACAAGGATGGCAATGCGCAGGGCCAGCCGGCGTCCGTGCCGCATACCGTCGGCGCAGATCAGCAGCAGCACCACGGGGACCACGGCCAGCGCCAGTCCCAGCGGCCCGGCGAAACCTGCCCGTCCGGCTTCAAGGCAGTTCACGTCGACGGTGCCGCCGCAATTCTGCTCCAGCTGGTTCAGCGTGGGCAGCGGGTTCAGCACGACGTCGCGCAGCAGCGCCAGCGGGCCGGTGGGTGTCCGCACGGCGGCTGTGAGGATGGGCCCGACGGCGAAGATCGCCACCGTCAGCGCGAGCAGGTTGCGGGTCTCCCGGCCGGTGGAGCGGTGGCGGTGCAGCGTGCCCTTGTCCCCCTGGAGCCACCAACCGACCATCAGGCCGACCAGGGCACCGGCCAGGCCCACGACGGTCTCCGCATGCCCCACGTAGAGGACCAGCAGGAGGGCGGTGGAGACCACGGCGGTCCGCAGCCGGCGCTGCCACAGGGTGGGCAGCAGCCCGCAGGCCGCCAGGGTGACCGCCAGGATGGCCGCATAGGGCCCGATCAGCTCGGCGTCCACCATCAGCCCGAGCCAGCCGTCCCCGGCGTAGCGGGCAAGCTGCGTCAGGAGCAGGAAGATCGTCACCGCCGCAAACTGCCCCCCGAAGTAGAACACGGCGGTGCGGACCGACCCCAGCTGCCGTTCGGCGACCCCCAGCAGGCCCAGGATCATCAGTGAGGCGGCCAGGTAGGCCAAGGGATTGGTCGCGAAGAACAGCGAGGTGAACATGGTCCACCAGCGGCCGGCCTGGAGACCCTGGACACTGACCGAGGCGAAGTCCAGCAGCGACTCCGGCGGTCCGTCCAGGAAACTGCCCGTGGCCACTGCGGCGGCCAGGAAGAGGACGAGGACCGACAGGGTGAACGGCAGTTGGCGGAAGTGGTTCCAAATGCCGCGCAGGCCCGTCATGGCGTGATCCCCCAGCGGGCGGCGAGGAAGTCCAGGCCCCCCGGCAGGCCCTTGGATGCTGCTTCCCAGGAGTGGCCCGCGTTGGCGATCCGGTGGGCCTCCACGGCGAATCCGGCGGAATGGGCCGCCGCCGAGAGCAGATCCATGTAGCCGATGAACTCCGGGTCCCGCTCGCCGGCCGCAAAGTAGATGCCGTTGCCGTTAAAGCGGCGCTCCTTCATCACGTGCAGCGGCGTCTGCCGTTCGAAAGCGGCAACGTCGCCGCCGAAGGAGCCCTGGATCGTCTTGTCGCGCTCCTTGGCGAGGGCGGGCTCCTTCTCGCTTGAGAACGCCAGCGCGGCCCTGTAGATGTCGGGGTGGCGCGTCACCATCTGCATCGCGCAGGTGGCGCCGTAGGAGAAGCCCCCGACCGCCCACTGGTGCGGGTCCGGATCGACATCGAGGGTCTTGTTGATCCAGTCCGGAACGTCGCGGGAGAGGAAAGTGTCCGCCTTGGCAATCCGGCTGTCCATGCACAGGGAGTTGCCCGAGGGGGCTCCGTTCGGGTCGACGACGACCACCACCGGCGCGACGCCGGCGTGGGCCGAGGCGAAGCGGTCCAGGCGGCTCCGGAGGGCGCCGCCGGCAAGCCAGTCCGCCGGACCGCCTGGCTGGCCGGAGAACAGGACCAGGACGGGAAGGGCGGGGCGGGGGGAACTCTGATACGCCGGCGGCAGGTAGATGTAGGCCTCCCGGCTCTGGAATCCAGAGCTCGTGCCGGGGATGCCGGCGCGGCGCATTGTCCCCTCCGGCAGAGGTCCCGGAGCTTTCCAGTCGGCCAGGTCGACTGCTTCCGGGCCGCCGGCGGCCCGCGTAAGTTTCGCCTCGAGCGGCTGGATCCGGGCCACCGCCGTGCCCGCCAGGTCGCTGACGGTCTGGTTCAGCCCGAAATAGATGTTGATCTGGACCGCAGAGAGCGCGACAACTCCCAGCAGGGCGCCCACCGCCACCGCAGTCGAGCGCAGGCGGTGCACCACCGGCCGGGTGGGGCGCGGGATGCTTGCGAGGAACGGCCGCCGGCCCCAGATGCCGTGCAGCCGCAGCAGCCACAGCAGCAGCGCCGCGACGGCCGGCACGCTCCAGACGAGGGTCTCCCAGGGAAGTTCCTCGGGGAAAACTGACAGGACGTAGATCAGCAGCAGGTGGACGCCGGCCACCAGGCCTGCGGAAAGCATCAGCGCCGCGGTGATGACAACGGCGGAGGCGCTGATTGTATGACGCCGTCCGCTGCGCCACAGCAGATAGGCCAGGCCGGCAATACCGGCCACCCAGGCGGTCCATAGCACCGGCCCGTCGACGAGCCGGATGTCCTCGATGAAGTCCACCGGGGCTAGCGCCAGGTGCCGACGCCGATGACCGGTCCGGCCTCGAGCCAGGAGGAGAGGCCGGTGTAGGCGTCGAACCTCATGGCCAGCAGGACGTCCTGGCCCTCATAGCGCAGTTCGACGATGACGGACTCGGGCTGCACCTTGACGAGTTCGGACTCGGTAGGTTCGCGGCGGCCGACGAGTTCGAGCGAACTGCGGCGGAAGGTGTGCTTCGGGCGCACGCTGAGCGAGGCCAGCCGGAACCACTCAAGGTCGTTGTCCTGATAACGACAAACCCCCATCTGCCAGCTGTTTCCAGCCACGCAGATGGAGGCGTCCACCGTGCCCAGGGCGCGCCGCAGATTGAAGCGGCGCACCCCGGAAAGGCACAGTGCAAAGACCAGCAACGCGAACACGGTTGCCAGGGCGATGAACGGAAAACCAGTAACGTTCATCAAGGTAGGGCTAGCGGATCCCCGCAGTAGCCGCGTCACCCATTTGGGCGTTGTCAGCAACAATGACGACCCTGTTGTTGTCGACGGAGAAGAACCCGCCGTCGACAACTACGGCAATGCGGTCACCGGACACCGGCTCGATCGCCAGTTCACCTTCGGCCAGAATCGCCAGCAGGGGCGAGTGGCCGGGCAGGATTCCGATTTCACCATCGCTGGTGCGGGCCTTGACCATCTTGGCCGCTCCGGACCACACGAAGTGGTCCGCTGCGACAATCTCAACCTCAAGCTCAGCCATATTACTTGGTCTGTTCCTGGATCTTGGCCCACTGGCGCTCGACGTCGTCCAGGCCGCCGACGTTGAAGAACGCCTGCTCTGCGATGTGGTCGAGGTCGCCGTCGCAGATGGCGGTGAAGCCTTCCACGGTGTCCTTGATGGACACGGTGGAGCCTTCGACGCCGGTGAACTGCTTTGCCGTGTAGGTGTTCTGCGACAGGAACTGCTGGATGCGGCGTGCACGCGACACGACGATCTTGTCTTCCTCGGAGAGCTCATCGACACCAAGGATGGCGATGATGTCCTGGAGTTCCTTGTTCTTCTGCAGGATCTGCTTGACGCGGACGGCCGTGTTGTAGTGGTCGTGTCCGATGTACTGCGGATCCAGGATGCGGGAGGTCGACGTCAGCGGGTCAACGGCCGGGTACAGACCACGGGAAGCGATTTCACGGGAAAGTTCCGTGGTCGCGTCGAGGTGTGCGAAGGTCGTGGCCGGAGCCGGGTCGGTGTAGTCATCTGCGGGAACGTAGATGGCCTGCATCGAGGTGATGGAGTGGCCCTTGGTGGACGTGATGCGCTCCTGCAGGAGGCCCATCTCGTCGGCCAGGTTGGGCTGGTAGCCCACGGCCGAAGGCATGCGGCCGAGGAGAGTGGAAACCTCGGAGCCTGCCTGGGTGAAGCGGAAGATGTTGTCGATGAAGAGCAGCACGTCCTGGTTCTGGACATCGCGGAAGTACTCCGCCATGGTCAGTGCGGACAGGGCCACGCGGAGACGCGTTCCCGGCGGCTCATCCATCTGGCCGAAGACAAGCGCGGTGTCCTTGAGGACGCCGGCCTCTTCCATTTCGACCCAGAGGTCATTGCCTTCACGGGTACGCTCGCCAACACCGGCGAACACCGAGGTGCCACCGAAGTTGCGGGCAACACGGGTGATCATTTCCTGGATCAGCACGGTCTTGCCGACGCCGGCGCCGCCGAACAGGCCGATCTTGCCACCCTTGATGTACGGGGTGAGGAGGTCGATTACCTTGATGCCGGTTTCCAGCATTTCGGTGGAGCCCTCGAGGGTCGCGAACGCGGGAGCCTTGCGGTGGATCGGCCAGCGTTCGCTGATCTGCAGCTCGGACTCGGTGACGTCCAGGGGCTGGCCCAGGACGTTGAAGATGTGGCCCTTGACGCCGTCGCCGACGGGGACGGAGATCGGGGCACCGGTGTCAACTACGTTGGTGCCGCGGACCAGGCCGTCGGTCGCCTGCAGCGAGATGGCGCGGATGAGGTTGTCGCCGAGGTGCAGCGCAACTTCGAAGGTGATGGTCTTGGTCTCACCGTTGAGAGTAATCTCCGTGGTGAGTGCGTTGTAAATCGAGGGGATTGCGTCAGCCGGGAATTCGACGTCGACAACCGGGCCAATAACACGTGCAATACGGCCGGTGGCACCGGACGTTGCGGCTACGTGTTCGGTAGCAGTGGCAGTCATCTCTCTCACTTCACTCAGTAGATGGCGTGGGCGGTTAAGTTTGTTCTTTAGTGCAGGTACAGCTGGGTCCGTAGCGGGCCGGCTAGGACGCGTTCAACGCGTCGGCGCCTGCCACGATTTCGGAAAGCTCCTGCGTAATTTCAGCCTGGCGGGCAGTGTTGCGCAGACGCGTGTACTTCTTGATGAGGTCCGTGGCGTTGTCGCCGGCGGACTTCATCGCACGCTGGCGGGCTGCGAGCTCGGAAGCTGCTGCCTGCAACATGGCGGCGAAGATGCGTGACTCGATGTAGCGCGGCAGCAGGGCATCGAGTACCTGCTCCGCTTCCGGCTCGAATTCGTAGAGCGGCAGGAGTTCCGACTCGGAAGCAGCCTGCTCTTCGACGACCTCAAGCGGGAGCAGGCGGATAACCGTCGGCTCCTGGGTCACCATGGACTTGAAGCGGGTGTAGACAACGTGGATCTCGTCGACGCCGCCCTCTTCGTAAGCCGTAGCGAAGTCGGCCAGCAAGGCTTCGCCGACCTCCCGCGCCGTCTCGAACAGCGGTGCGTCGGTGTTGCCGGTCCACACCCGCTCGTAGGGGCGGTTGCGGAACTCGAAGTATGCCTGCGCCTTGCGGCCCATGACGTACGTCTTCACTTCCTTGCCCTCTTCGTGGAGCAGCTCGGTGAGACCTTCCGCCTGCTTGAGCACGGTCGCCGAGTAGGACCCTGCGAGGCCGCGGTCGGAGGTGATGACCAGGACGGCGGCGCGGCGGATCTGCTCCGGCTCGGTAACCAGCGGGTGGTCGATTTCGCTCTGAGTTGCGACAGCAGAAACGGCACGCGTGATCGCGTTTGCGTAAGGCAGTGAAGCCGCTACGCGTGCGCGGGCCTTGCCGATGCGCGAGGTAGCGATCAGTTCCATCGCCTTGAAGATCTTGCGCATCGACGTCGTCGAGCTGATCTTCTGGCGGTAGACCCGAATCTGGGCTCCCATACTTATCCTTTCCTAAGATCCCGGTGGCCGGGACTGCCGGAACCCGCGGGGGTCCCGGCAGTCCCTGCCAGCGAAACTAGCGCTTCTGCTTGACGATTTTTTCCTGGTCGACCTGGTCCTCGTCGATCGGGGCGTACTCCTCGTGCCCCGCACCGACCAGGAGGCTGTCGCCCTCGCCGAAGAAGCCCTTCTTGAAGTCCACGATCGCGGTCTTCAGCGCTTCAGCGGTGTCGTCGTCCATGACGT
The nucleotide sequence above comes from Arthrobacter sp. KBS0702. Encoded proteins:
- the nucS gene encoding endonuclease NucS — protein: MRLVIARCSVDYVGRLKAHLPLATRLLLVKADGSVLVHSDGGSYKPLNWMSPPARLSVSTPDEVDVEVGVIEQWTVQSAKTDDRLIINIHEQLHDTSHELGQDPGLIKDGVEADLQRLLAEQIETLGAGFSLIRREYFTAIGPVDILARDANGGTVAIELKRRGDIDGVEQLTRYLELLNRDPLLAPVRGIFAAQQIKPQAKVLANDRGIDCVTLDYDAMRGVDDSESRLF
- a CDS encoding N-acetylglucosamine-6-phosphate deacetylase, yielding MNHVPRGRQLLFGTVVSDGALHEGGVVAVEGDRIAYAGPAAGFSSGPAGFADAPALPLPPGALILPGLVELHCHGAYGGDFPSGEETPARRAIDFLHRSGTTTLLASLVTAPPEALLHAIALHARLSREGLLAGIHLEGPFLSAARCGAQDPAFLRDPDPGLLAELLAAARGTLAVMTFAPELAGADVLVRLLAGSGVVPSLGHTDCDDATAAAALHSAGAALRAAPGSRRPTVTHLFNAMAPLHHRTPGPVAACLRSAAAGETVLELVADGTHLDPAVVATVFQLAGAANIALVTDSMAATGLPDGGYILGRSAVTVADGVARLATGGALAGGTATLLDVVRRTVAAGVPLPDAVRSATAVPAAVLGLGAELGSLRPGLRADAVVVNYDLGLYRVMRGGEWLAPLS
- a CDS encoding cold-shock protein, producing the protein MAQGTVKWFNAEKGFGFITPDDSDGDVFVHYSEIQTGGFKTLDENQRVQFEIGQGAKGPQATGVTLV
- a CDS encoding phosphatidylglycerol lysyltransferase domain-containing protein — its product is MTGLRGIWNHFRQLPFTLSVLVLFLAAAVATGSFLDGPPESLLDFASVSVQGLQAGRWWTMFTSLFFATNPLAYLAASLMILGLLGVAERQLGSVRTAVFYFGGQFAAVTIFLLLTQLARYAGDGWLGLMVDAELIGPYAAILAVTLAACGLLPTLWQRRLRTAVVSTALLLVLYVGHAETVVGLAGALVGLMVGWWLQGDKGTLHRHRSTGRETRNLLALTVAIFAVGPILTAAVRTPTGPLALLRDVVLNPLPTLNQLEQNCGGTVDVNCLEAGRAGFAGPLGLALAVVPVVLLLICADGMRHGRRLALRIAILVQLGVTALSAVYLALFARIPHYPNRPHTAVMGSGFVHVLPLVAVPLALVLLLFAYRRLFRVETTRRARLILAIVVAGTFVVLAGSYTAAWFAAGGLDRDGGWLGLAAELARQYLPLPIPGTYNRVFQNRNAVEAFLFASSGVVFWVVALAGVWLVLLRRHHGTDAGTGDRDVARRLIRQGGDSLSWMALWEPNKYWFSAGQRGGVAYQQHGNVALTLAGPLGPADNREETAAQFLEYCAEHALIPCFYSCTDELWPMLQTRGYRRLAVAQETRLGLSELTFKGKEWQNVRTALNRAAKTGVKAVWGRYSEFSPSLRAQLSEVSEEWAAQKSVPEMGFTLGGLDELEDDEVLCCLAVDAEGRVHGVTSWLPVYDAGTLVSWTLDFMRRRADAFPGVMEFLIASAVLELRDSVEVISLSGSPLAKDETRGDPGDGPKAGEGLAGILDVVGRALEPVYGFRSLATFKSRFKPEYRTLYLYYQDPLQLPAMGRALSRAYLPDLSVRQSARLLRTLVR
- a CDS encoding alpha/beta hydrolase family protein, which gives rise to MDFIEDIRLVDGPVLWTAWVAGIAGLAYLLWRSGRRHTISASAVVITAALMLSAGLVAGVHLLLIYVLSVFPEELPWETLVWSVPAVAALLLWLLRLHGIWGRRPFLASIPRPTRPVVHRLRSTAVAVGALLGVVALSAVQINIYFGLNQTVSDLAGTAVARIQPLEAKLTRAAGGPEAVDLADWKAPGPLPEGTMRRAGIPGTSSGFQSREAYIYLPPAYQSSPRPALPVLVLFSGQPGGPADWLAGGALRSRLDRFASAHAGVAPVVVVVDPNGAPSGNSLCMDSRIAKADTFLSRDVPDWINKTLDVDPDPHQWAVGGFSYGATCAMQMVTRHPDIYRAALAFSSEKEPALAKERDKTIQGSFGGDVAAFERQTPLHVMKERRFNGNGIYFAAGERDPEFIGYMDLLSAAAHSAGFAVEAHRIANAGHSWEAASKGLPGGLDFLAARWGITP
- a CDS encoding DUF2550 domain-containing protein, which gives rise to MNVTGFPFIALATVFALLVFALCLSGVRRFNLRRALGTVDASICVAGNSWQMGVCRYQDNDLEWFRLASLSVRPKHTFRRSSLELVGRREPTESELVKVQPESVIVELRYEGQDVLLAMRFDAYTGLSSWLEAGPVIGVGTWR
- a CDS encoding F0F1 ATP synthase subunit epsilon, producing MAELEVEIVAADHFVWSGAAKMVKARTSDGEIGILPGHSPLLAILAEGELAIEPVSGDRIAVVVDGGFFSVDNNRVVIVADNAQMGDAATAGIR
- the atpD gene encoding F0F1 ATP synthase subunit beta, encoding MTATATEHVAATSGATGRIARVIGPVVDVEFPADAIPSIYNALTTEITLNGETKTITFEVALHLGDNLIRAISLQATDGLVRGTNVVDTGAPISVPVGDGVKGHIFNVLGQPLDVTESELQISERWPIHRKAPAFATLEGSTEMLETGIKVIDLLTPYIKGGKIGLFGGAGVGKTVLIQEMITRVARNFGGTSVFAGVGERTREGNDLWVEMEEAGVLKDTALVFGQMDEPPGTRLRVALSALTMAEYFRDVQNQDVLLFIDNIFRFTQAGSEVSTLLGRMPSAVGYQPNLADEMGLLQERITSTKGHSITSMQAIYVPADDYTDPAPATTFAHLDATTELSREIASRGLYPAVDPLTSTSRILDPQYIGHDHYNTAVRVKQILQKNKELQDIIAILGVDELSEEDKIVVSRARRIQQFLSQNTYTAKQFTGVEGSTVSIKDTVEGFTAICDGDLDHIAEQAFFNVGGLDDVERQWAKIQEQTK
- a CDS encoding F0F1 ATP synthase subunit gamma, whose translation is MGAQIRVYRQKISSTTSMRKIFKAMELIATSRIGKARARVAASLPYANAITRAVSAVATQSEIDHPLVTEPEQIRRAAVLVITSDRGLAGSYSATVLKQAEGLTELLHEEGKEVKTYVMGRKAQAYFEFRNRPYERVWTGNTDAPLFETAREVGEALLADFATAYEEGGVDEIHVVYTRFKSMVTQEPTVIRLLPLEVVEEQAASESELLPLYEFEPEAEQVLDALLPRYIESRIFAAMLQAAASELAARQRAMKSAGDNATDLIKKYTRLRNTARQAEITQELSEIVAGADALNAS